Within Seriola aureovittata isolate HTS-2021-v1 ecotype China chromosome 12, ASM2101889v1, whole genome shotgun sequence, the genomic segment tgtcttttgagTAAAGCTTTCGAGAATACACGTTTTGAAATACCTCATTGTGATTGTCGACCTTCCGTTCTCAGCCTCTTCTGGCTCGCAAGAATGAACTGGACAAGCTGAGGAAAGACATAAAGGAGCAGTGGCAGagggaacaaaagaaaatggtaTGTAAAAAGTCCCTGTGTAGTTACATACCATTAGACTATTATTCTTAGTTGTGTATCCGAGTAATCAGCATTCCACaataagtgttgtaatgttgtcAGCCAGTCAGGAGATTATCTAATACATAGATGTCAACATAGTTAAAATCAATGCGAtctggcaaaagaaaaagaaatgagacgttttttttttcggCTTAACTCTTTTCTTTaagaaatatttgtttaatgGACTAATGTATAATGATAGTTTCTCAGTGGCTGTCACATGCAAGGTTCACCCAAAAAGGTGTGTCTGATTGTGTTTTAGATAACTGTTGCACACTCATGTCACAATTTAATCACATGGTCTTATGTGGCTGATCTTTGTGGTTTTGGCAGCAAGAGGCAGATGCAACCTTGCGTAAGGCACGAGCCTTGAAGgcccagaggagagaggagtacCAGAAAGCCCACTCATCTACCAACCGCTCCCAGGAGGAGCAGTCTAATAATACCGCTAACAAACagctggagaagaagaggaggctggaggaggaggctctGCAGAAGGTAGGCAGGGAAGAAGATAAAGGCGGGAAAATGGTCGGTATCACTATCTGTCTTTACAATACAACATTGCAGGTGAATTCATTCCTGCGCATGTATTTTCTTGGCAACTTAGTGCTTCTTTCACATCCTCACACTGTTCTCCATGTCCATTGTTTTGGTCAGGCGGAGGAAGCCCAGGACCAGTACCAGAGCTGTATGGCTGACGCAGGCGTCAGGAGGCTGGATCTAGCTAACACGAAGAGCACCATCCTCACACAGATCCGAGAGATGGTCtttcagtgtgacctcacactCAAAGCTGTGAGTAGACAGTACATAATATTACACATCTAACAACCCAATGAACCTAGAAAGGAAATTGGATTTTccaataatattttattttatataaatattttaaaagtgcAGCGCATGATATAGTTGTAAGGGAATCAGTCGTCCCACAACcagaaatagaaacacaaagactAAAACTTGCTATACTTTACTACAAGGTTTTcatatgattttaaatgatttgtttacATTATATAAAGCAGCCCtgtatttaaagaaagaaagtacagtacatgcaggAATGCTATctgcctgtgtttctgtttaaatgtatCTATTTACAATCATTTCGATGagtcattcactcactcacacctTCAACCTTTAATCTGTCATCCTTCAGGTGACCGTGAACTGGTTTCAGATGCAGCAGGCGCAGACTGTGTCGCTCCCTCCCCACTACCAGGCCCAGAGCGACAGTGCCAAGTTGTACGAACCGGGTGAATGCTATGCTGAATTTGTCCGGAACCTGCCCAAAAATCTTCCCAAAGAGCGCCTGCACTCTGACTCCATCTCCTCTGACAACACCAGGTACCAAAGACTGTGGCTTTGAAACTGCTATGCAAAGCATGAAATTAACATTTCCAAGGTCAAGCGAGTTAAGCTCCTCAGTTTTGTGCAAGTGTTATGAAACCTGCTTGCTACACTCCATTTACAGCAGTTTAAACACTTTGGTCATAGGGCAGATTGTTGCAAATGCAGCCATAATATAAGACAGTCCGTGCTGTCCGAGGTCACATATTTGTATCTGTTCAGCTGTTGTGTAGCTTTAGGTCATTTTGgattaaaattcagttttagaGAACAGTGTTTCTAAGTATCTTGAAGTTGCTCCCGCCCATTTACAAGTTACTTAGTTCTTCTTTCAGCAAAGGTAACAGTGAGTCAGAGGGGGAggaagcgagagagagggaaccaaggagagacagagtgcGTGTTGAATTTGTTGCCCTTCCTCAGGAAATATCTGTGGCGCAGGCTGAATGCAGCAGGGGAGATTGTGAGCGTGAGACTTTGGCTCTGGTTAAAGCTGTCCCTAAGACTCAGATTGTCAAAGCAGtatcagctacacacacacacagtactacAGTATATTAGAGCACAGTATTACTACAGTAGTACTGTAGTATACAGATATCGGATATAAATTCTTTATTCATAAAACTGTGCTCCATCTGTAAGTAGATAGATTGCTTGTGGTCTTGGTGTTAGGTGTTGGCAAAACGGATTAAACGctagaaaataaaagccaaaaaccTCACTAGTGGAGTGAAGCAATGGCTGAGTCACTGGTGTTGATCAACGATCCtctcaaactgcagcagaaacactgtgtAATATAATTATGCTGAGTTTCGAGGCAGTTGGGACAATAGAAATCTTGCTTAACAGTAAAATTCATCACATGTAACCATGAATGCTGACTTTGTATCCCCTAGGTTTGTGTTCAAAAGATCAGTGGGCAGCACTCATTCCTCCCATGGCAACCTGTCGCAGGCATCTATCACCTCCTGTGATGTGCTGAGCGGAGACGAAGTGGACGTTCCCTTACACCGGCCAGCAAAGATCAGCGAGCGGCGGTCCAACAGTAGCACAGACATACAAGGTGCATATTCAGACATACATGAGTTTCAGTGAAGGTAGTCATGTGGCATGATCACAAGCCAAACAAGGAGAGCCTTTGTGTTTGCGAGTGCTATGAATATCAGCAGACTTAAGAGAAGCTGCCTTTGATACCTACTTTTACAAAATGAGTAATAACACATATGCACAAGTATTTAAGCAAATGAAGTGATTCTTTTTCCAATATGGATATTTACTATTTAGGTACTGTTGCTGGATGTCACTGGTCTGTGGGTCAGATCAGCCTGCAAACCTGCCTGTCTCTTTATATGATTCTCTCAGGGCCTGAACCTTTAAATCTGAGTCATGGAAATTTTCTCAGGACTAAAGTCAAAACAGTTCAAGTTGTGTGTTACTTACTCATCATAAGTCTGGAATATGTGTGTGACCACTCTTCTCTGACAATAACTTAAACACTTGCTAAGAATATCACTAAGCAGGTAGCTGTCATATAGCTATattcctctgtttgtgtgtgactggtggtctgtattttttttttttcttgcagcgCTGAGAAGTCAGGCCCCGCTGAGATCCTGGGCCTCCAGTAGTCAGGGAAGCCAGGGCGGGATGTGCAGTGACTCGGAGAGTGCCGGAGGCAGCAGCGAGTCGAGGTCCATGGACTCCCCCACCGCCAGTCCAGGTATGAGAATTTTACAACAATCTTTTCTTACAGTAGTTTAAAACAGTTTGCGcatgaaaatattgaaacactgaaaaagggGGAAAGGACACAATATTTGTGCAGATGAGATAAAGAAATTATACTGGAAAAACACCCAAATCATATCAGCTTTGACTTTGATATCCAAATCACAACAAATCTAAAGGAGGATGAAGTCGCTCATGAAAAGGTTTATATTAGTCTTTTGTGTAACTTCCTCATTGTACACTCGACCCACAAACTACTCGTCTCGCACTACCTTCCCTCTACAACTGAAACCACTTACCACACATGAAATATTCAACAGTAAATGTACACACATGTAAAGCATCATCATAGCTTATGTGTTCTTGGTAGAGCACTGCAATGTTGTCCTTGTGCAAGTCTACGGTAAAACTGTACATTAGTGCACTTCACAATTATGTTGGTGGTTTTGTAAAAAATCATGACTTTCCCTTATTTGTGAAGGTGACTTCAAGCGACGGCTGCCCAGGACTCCCTCTACTGGAACAATGTCTTCTGCTGATGACTTGGATGAGAGGGAGCCACCATCACCCTCAGACAATggttagatgtgtgtgtgtgtgtgtgtgtgtgtgtgtgtgttgttgttgttgttgttgtggttttcaTGATCATGTTTATGCGTAGCCATCTCCTCAGGAAGATGCATGCTAATGTGTGTACCAATTTTGGGCTTCTGTCTGCAGTAACACAGCCAGTCAGTGGGTCTATTTATGAGAAGTTGAGGAAGGAGGGGGCGGGGAAAAATAGTGAGAGATCACTGCACATCTTGCAAATATATAGCACTAATGTACACGCCTGACTCTGTGGTGAATTTCACACTCATCAAATGATTTTTTCACTTGACAGAGCTCCACAGAAGCGGGTTGTGTTAGTTTTGGCATTTAGCCTCAGCTTACACTTCCTGTATCTATGCTGCACTCTTCTAACTGcagtgcatgtttttattttctcattgttAATTGAAGCAGCAGACCAGCTCTTTtatttgacaacatttttcaaatttacagcagaattaaaatgtaattgtgtgtgACGTACTAAAATAATAGctcattttttttgcagtagCAACAGAATATGATCATTCAACTAACTATATGCCTTGTGAGATTGTGAAGGGGCCCTTATACCACTCCATTGTTAATTAAATCTTATCTGATGTGGCTAATTGTGTTAACAACTAGAAGCTAGAAAAAAAACTACTCTGAGCTACTATTTGAGTAATGACTTGACATTAACAAAGTCTCATCACTTCTCTAATTCCTGTCATAGAGCTTCAGTTTTTGTTACTCTGAACTAACGCTAGTCGCCCAACTGACAAGAACTCAGCATGAGGTTACCTGTCTATTTAGTTCCTTCATCAGCTGATCTGATTTTTAGGTCTGGCAGAAATGGTGACAGAGACTGCCAGTTCTCCGGGTCCTTTCCGAAATGCTCAGATGTCCAAAGCTGCTCAAACCCACAAGCTGAGAAAACTGCGAGCGCCTTCTAAATGCAGGGAGTGTGACAGTCTGGTCGTTTTCCATGGAGCTGAGTGTGAGGAGGTACAGTACATGTACTTTTTGTGgcacatgtttatttattataaatagGAGCAGATGATTaaactaattaactaatcaCTAATCTTAAGTATTTATTAATCAGCCACTAAATATTTGGGTTatctgactgtctctgtcttgtttCCCTTACCAGTGCTCCCTGGCCTGCCATAAGAAGTGTCTAGAGACTCTTGCTATCCAGTGTGGCCATAAAAAGCTGCAAGGCAGACTACACCTGTTTGGTATTGACTTTACCCAAGCAGCAAAAAACAGCTCAGATGGTATCCCCTTTATCATCAAGAAGTGCACGTCTGAGATAGAGAGTCGAGCCCTCAACATCAAGGTAAATCCCATTTCTATTATGTTTAGTGGAGTTGTTTATATTTATCAACTGATATCTTGGTTTATCTCTGGTTAATCTTCTCTGATTTTGTGTCATTGTAAATTGTACTAAATCTGtgtatctgtttttttccccacagggGATTTATCGTGTAAATGGAGCCAAATCACGTGTTGAGAAGCTCTGTCAAGCATTTGAAAATGGGAAGGACTTGGTTGAACTATCTGAACTCTCACCTCATGACATCAGCAATGTCCTCAAACTCTACCTGAGACAGGTAGGTCTCCAATGCTGACTGAACAGTTGGAATGTTATTAGAATGTAGTCGTTCACTTACGTTAGTTTAGATGTAATGTAAGTATAAATGGTTAGGTATTTTGGTTTTGCAAAAGTTAAATTTGTCATTGTAAAGTGAGACTTTTCAGCAAAGCGACAAATCAAAGATGCTTTTAGTCTTATTCCTTTATTTGATCTCAAACTTTGGACCTTGTTGGCCATCTTTTGGGTTAAATTCTTATGTATTTAtacttatttttaaaaaaaaaaaaaacatttcagtcagcaTAAATGCACTGGTAATTTCTTAACACATTTTCCACTGCTAAGAGAACATCACTTTTCTCCTCAAACAGTTACCAGAGCCATTGATCCTGTATCGATACTACAACGACGTCATTGGCTTGTCCAAAGAGTGTCAGAGAGTGATAGTGGAGGAGGCTGATAAACGACAGACCACGCAGACAGAAGAGAAAGTCGGTCCAAGCATACAGCTCAACAGAGTCATTTTCAAGATCCGAGATCTGCTCCGCCAGTTGCCCACAGCCAACTACAGGACTCTGCGCTACCTTATAGCACACCTGAACAGGTAAGGGCTCTGAACAGAGACCTACAGCTAGTCCACTCTAAGGATTTCTGTCTATTACTCtctgcacacatacactgatACACAAACTTCCCCAAAAGACACAAAGTTACATGGACACTTCCTTATAGCACAGAGGAACTTGTCCAGAGAACATAAAAGTCATGCTCTatttataatctttttttatttcttgttgttttttttgtttgtttttttctagaGGGGGATTCAAATCTGACACAACcacagatattttttaaaacaaataatctGTGCTTATGTCCTTTCAATAAATTAACTCTTCTCAAAATTAGTCATTATTTGGTATTTGATGttcttattatttcttattcttGATATTTTTGAATGCCTATTTTCACAATTTTAGAGATGACAGAAAAGTGATATTGATTGTTGGCAGCTTTTTGAGGCAGGTCAACCTTTACAGATAAATATGTGTGTTATAAATGAAACTAACGATCCCTCTTTACTACCACAGAGTGACAGAGCAGGCGGAAGAGAACAAGATGACTGCGAGTAACCTGGGCATTATCTTTGGCCCCACACTGGTGAAGCCACGGCAGACAGACGCAGAGGTGTCCTTGTCCTCCCTGGTGGACTACCCCTACCAGGCCCTGATGGTGGAGCTGCTGGTGCGAAACTTCCAAACGGTGTTTGACGTCTCGACTCTGCCTGGCTCCGACATCGCCACCGCTGGCCAAGGGTCCCCCAGACTCACCCCTCAAGAGAAGCTGCAGCGGCTCAGCAGACACTCCACCTCTCTGATGGACATCAAAGAGGTTAGGAGGGATTCAGGGTGTGGTTAATGCTGCTCTCACAGTTGTTAGTTGTGTTAGACTGTATGTGGAAGCAGTTGTTTGCTAagtaatacatttataaaatggAGAAGTGAATGAGACATAAACAGTTCTTGTCCTAGGTAACCATTTAATCGTCAATTTTTTAGGAAATCTGAAATTAATTACCTATATGTTATGTAATAATGGACATCAGCGTAATTAAAATTCACTTCCTTAGCTAGAGGTGTCTACATGATGTTCAGACAACTGTTTATTATGTCCCTCCAGAGTGCCAAAGCGTACAAAAGATACTCATCAGTGATCCCATCCTCACACATCCTGGACGAGGTGCAGGAGGTCCAGCCAGGAACAGACAGAACAGGGGTCTCGGTCGTGGATGGACTCAATGGGATCCAGACATCTAGTGGAGGAGATGTCCAGAGGTCAACCTTAGTGTTTGGCCGTCCCAGCACCATCATACCTCCCACTACCAACGTGGCACCAAAGGTCCAGCTACGCACGCAGCGCACCAGAAACGTGTCTCGGCCGATCAGCATGCCGCTGGAACGTCTCCCCAACCCTGCTCAGATCAGCGAGAGGAATAATCGAAACACTGCTGCTAATGTTGACGCAACCTCCTCTGACCGGGACGTCGTGGCCGAAACTATACAGGAGATTCCAGAGCCAGAAAAGGCACGCCAGTGTGGCTCATCCAGAGTAAGCACCTACTACATCACGCCTTTCATTGACACACAGACAATGCAGAGGAGAACGTGGGACAGGAAGTACAAGCACTATGATGTTACACCCAGGACTGCTATGATTGTGGCCAACCTGCCGTCTGCCAGCTCTGGAGTGCAACCTATAAAGGCAACGGTGCCTGTCACTCTTAACCCAACTGTAACCACTGCCTCTGTGGTCTCAACCACATCTAGTTTGAGCACCGTATTCTCCACCAACCCCTACACTATGCCGGTCAAGCCTGTCTGGACTTCTAAAAGGGAAAATGACACAGATAATTCAGTCAGTGAATCTAGCAGCTCACCAAACCTTCCACTAACACTCAGGGCACCGAGGActctgcagcctcctcctgGAACTTTCTACAAGCCCCCTGTTTCCATTAACAGCAGAGCTAGGACGCTACCAAACTGGACTACTACTGTTACGACcattaccaccaccaccaccaccccttcACTTGCCCCGATCAACCCTGGACACGTAGTCACCCCGTCCCCTGCCCTTGTAAGCCCCCCACAGACACGGCTCCAGACGCAGGACTCCACCGACAGTGCCATTGACCCTGAGGGCTCGACCTCCGCTACCCTTTCACCCCCCCAGTCCCCACCCCCAAGCAGCCCTGACGACCTCAGCCCCAGTGAGACTAAACCCGTCTACCAAAGACTGCGACCTCGGCGGCTGCAGGAGCTTGAGCACAGAGAGGCTCATTTTGTctgatgccaaaaaaaaacatatctgtaAATATTAATGTATCTGTGCCATAGTGTAAACTGGGGGAACATTTTTATCAATGAGCTGAGAGTGGGAAAATATAAAGGCCTGTGAAAATAAACCATGAAAGTGTTATAAGTACTAATATATTCTATTTTACACATTGAAGTCGTAGTGTCACGAAGACGAGAAGAGTGGGATCAACATGAATGTTTAGTCTCATGTTCTTAAATAACAAATATGTGAATAGTCTGTTTTTATGTCAAAGAAAATTTACCAACCACAAAATGGATTTCTGTCTGTAAAGAATTGTAAGcctatcattttctttgttgttttgtttttatttgatttgttccaaaatattttattgtaatcaCACAATGCACTTAATACAGGTTCAAATTCTAATGTTGCCTTTATTGTTAAAATTTGCtcaatttttgtgttttattccacAAGGAGTAGATTGAAGTATTTTTAACATGAGGTTCTTAATTATAAAGAATTCAgcttttttacctttttgaatTTTCCATCGTAGCCTGTGATTGGTACATTTTTTCTCAGTATGTAAGCCTTATGTATCTGTTTACGTTTTTTATATCTATACTTACATACTGCATGTTCATCACGGTAACTTTGTCTCATCGCAATATCGTGACtatacagcagaaaaatgacatgcaACAGTTGCAAATTgctgcaaattaaaaaatatatatagtttaaaCTGTTACTTCTGCTCCAGTTGAGTGTTTTTTAAGATCTCTCTGTTCGGTGCTTCATAGAACAAGAGTTATAGTTTAAACTTTTGATGTGTTTTCTCGAAGCcttgtgtttacattgtttgCGTTATTTTTACTTACCAACAATTCCCTGTGTCCCCTCCCCATGTGTGTTTCACCCAAGTATCCAATCAGATTATCagctttatttttgctgtattgGACAAAATGGAGAAAGATGGAATGGTTTGAGGGCTGCAACTTGCAATGATTTTCTTGTTGAATTGTTTcgtccataaaatgtcaaatcgtggtgaaaaaaaaaaatcatcacaatCTAAGTGAGCCCAAGATCACACTAATTGATTACTCAACTCAACTCTATTCCAGTATTTGTTCAGTGCCTCAGAGAACCACAGTTATATCGGTTATATTTTGACAGATCCTTCTGTAGCCCTGTAGACGTACTTTAAGTTTACTTTCTGTGTATTATTTATGCTTTGTGTTACGCTGCAGCTTATAATGTATTTCTGCcatgtgttttgctgtgtttgttaacaaagacaacaaggcaGCTACCTGAGCCGCCAGCACTCGTTGCACAGAGTTAAGCCTCGAATTCCCCTCTGTTTCAGAGTAAGCTGTGTCTTTTCTATGCATCGTTCACAGCAGGTTCAAGTGGTTTTACAGTGCTTCTGTCAAGGCCTCAAATTCTCCAAACCTAATGACCCGTGTCACCTGTTCCACCTTGTCGAGCTGCTCAGAGCGGTGACTCACCTCAGACGTGCGAGACACAAAACCTGCAAAACACCCCATCGTCTCTGAGTGTGGGTCAGCTCCTGCTGTGTTACAGATTCAtagttgatttattttgtgtgtgttcggCTGAAGACTCACATGCAGAGTGACTCACAATGACTGCAGGTAAATCTCGCACATGGACACAAACGTATTGGCTGCTGTGTCGACACAAacctgccccccccacccccaccccactccaGGATAGCCTTTCTCTCCACCAGGACCCATCATCTCAGGCAGTTATCCCCCTAATTCTACCTCAAAATGGATGACTGTTGTCTTTTTCTGCCTGCCCATGTTGAGCTGGGAGATTAGAGCAATCAGATTAGGAGTGCTGCTGACCTGCAggcaggaggggagagagagagagagagagagagagagagagagagagtgggcaGCAAGGAGTCATACGGAGCTCTTCTACCTTGCTTAATGTTTTCCATTACTTCAGCTTGTTTGTGAACCTCTTTCTCCTAGATGTCGAACAACTTTTATATCATTCCATAAGAGGTAAGGATCTGAATTTACTCTTTTATTCCTGTTGACGAAATTAGATTTGCTGGCAGATCTGACAGTTACATGGTTGCTAATTACTCTTTCAGTAGATTCTAACATAATGTTATGACAGATCCTGGtgggttgttttctttttttcgtgTATCTTCTGCTCCCAGTtacttaacctcctaagacccgagctctattctttgctatataggctgattgggacctgagaaaaatgatgtccacatatgaga encodes:
- the LOC130178505 gene encoding rho GTPase-activating protein 29-like isoform X1 — translated: MLRKSSSSSSGGSGTNHTQGLPRHLSKTLTGSLSAGSTKTLDMGRSSKNPNPLSSMGLSSQLVGAPGVDPEYVMQLVNDVRWFADVLLNLKDAFQCKENLEGLQQVVQERLAELLRVLKAVIGKHQTLNSVDILGAAGTVIAKVKGVNFKEVNPENKTAIFGEIHTSIDTLAFTFGNVVSDFLMGDVDSGTGLGIPQTRRSRSYDNLSVDPEGYVSEKSDLVGPEVLLSREEEVDLTLLKNDSGVESALLYAKAWSKYIKDLLVWMEKRMAMDIENAKSYAKMAESAKTLASQQDYMPFSDIYISTFKKDIEYNQLLIQTSMALQTNKFIQPLLARKNELDKLRKDIKEQWQREQKKMQEADATLRKARALKAQRREEYQKAHSSTNRSQEEQSNNTANKQLEKKRRLEEEALQKVGREEDKGGKMAEEAQDQYQSCMADAGVRRLDLANTKSTILTQIREMVFQCDLTLKAVTVNWFQMQQAQTVSLPPHYQAQSDSAKLYEPGECYAEFVRNLPKNLPKERLHSDSISSDNTRFVFKRSVGSTHSSHGNLSQASITSCDVLSGDEVDVPLHRPAKISERRSNSSTDIQALRSQAPLRSWASSSQGSQGGMCSDSESAGGSSESRSMDSPTASPGDFKRRLPRTPSTGTMSSADDLDEREPPSPSDNGLAEMVTETASSPGPFRNAQMSKAAQTHKLRKLRAPSKCRECDSLVVFHGAECEECSLACHKKCLETLAIQCGHKKLQGRLHLFGIDFTQAAKNSSDGIPFIIKKCTSEIESRALNIKGIYRVNGAKSRVEKLCQAFENGKDLVELSELSPHDISNVLKLYLRQLPEPLILYRYYNDVIGLSKECQRVIVEEADKRQTTQTEEKVGPSIQLNRVIFKIRDLLRQLPTANYRTLRYLIAHLNRVTEQAEENKMTASNLGIIFGPTLVKPRQTDAEVSLSSLVDYPYQALMVELLVRNFQTVFDVSTLPGSDIATAGQGSPRLTPQEKLQRLSRHSTSLMDIKESAKAYKRYSSVIPSSHILDEVQEVQPGTDRTGVSVVDGLNGIQTSSGGDVQRSTLVFGRPSTIIPPTTNVAPKVQLRTQRTRNVSRPISMPLERLPNPAQISERNNRNTAANVDATSSDRDVVAETIQEIPEPEKARQCGSSRVSTYYITPFIDTQTMQRRTWDRKYKHYDVTPRTAMIVANLPSASSGVQPIKATVPVTLNPTVTTASVVSTTSSLSTVFSTNPYTMPVKPVWTSKRENDTDNSVSESSSSPNLPLTLRAPRTLQPPPGTFYKPPVSINSRARTLPNWTTTVTTITTTTTTPSLAPINPGHVVTPSPALVSPPQTRLQTQDSTDSAIDPEGSTSATLSPPQSPPPSSPDDLSPSETKPVYQRLRPRRLQELEHREAHFV
- the LOC130178505 gene encoding rho GTPase-activating protein 29-like isoform X2, which codes for MLRKSSSSSSGGSGTNHTQGLPRHLSKTLTGSLSAGSTKTLDMGRSSKNPNPLSSMGLSSQLVGAPGVDPEYVMQLVNDVRWFADVLLNLKDAFQCKENLEGLQQVVQERLAELLRVLKAVIGKHQTLNSVDILGAAGTVIAKVKGVNFKEVNPENKTAIFGEIHTSIDTLAFTFGNVVSDFLMGDVDSGTGLGIPQTRRSRSYDNLSVDPEGYVSEKSDLVGPEVLLSREEEVDLTLLKNDSGVESALLYAKAWSKYIKDLLVWMEKRMAMDIENAKSYAKMAESAKTLASQQDYMPFSDIYISTFKKDIEYNQLLIQTSMALQTNKFIQPLLARKNELDKLRKDIKEQWQREQKKMQEADATLRKARALKAQRREEYQKAHSSTNRSQEEQSNNTANKQLEKKRRLEEEALQKAEEAQDQYQSCMADAGVRRLDLANTKSTILTQIREMVFQCDLTLKAVTVNWFQMQQAQTVSLPPHYQAQSDSAKLYEPGECYAEFVRNLPKNLPKERLHSDSISSDNTRFVFKRSVGSTHSSHGNLSQASITSCDVLSGDEVDVPLHRPAKISERRSNSSTDIQALRSQAPLRSWASSSQGSQGGMCSDSESAGGSSESRSMDSPTASPGDFKRRLPRTPSTGTMSSADDLDEREPPSPSDNGLAEMVTETASSPGPFRNAQMSKAAQTHKLRKLRAPSKCRECDSLVVFHGAECEECSLACHKKCLETLAIQCGHKKLQGRLHLFGIDFTQAAKNSSDGIPFIIKKCTSEIESRALNIKGIYRVNGAKSRVEKLCQAFENGKDLVELSELSPHDISNVLKLYLRQLPEPLILYRYYNDVIGLSKECQRVIVEEADKRQTTQTEEKVGPSIQLNRVIFKIRDLLRQLPTANYRTLRYLIAHLNRVTEQAEENKMTASNLGIIFGPTLVKPRQTDAEVSLSSLVDYPYQALMVELLVRNFQTVFDVSTLPGSDIATAGQGSPRLTPQEKLQRLSRHSTSLMDIKESAKAYKRYSSVIPSSHILDEVQEVQPGTDRTGVSVVDGLNGIQTSSGGDVQRSTLVFGRPSTIIPPTTNVAPKVQLRTQRTRNVSRPISMPLERLPNPAQISERNNRNTAANVDATSSDRDVVAETIQEIPEPEKARQCGSSRVSTYYITPFIDTQTMQRRTWDRKYKHYDVTPRTAMIVANLPSASSGVQPIKATVPVTLNPTVTTASVVSTTSSLSTVFSTNPYTMPVKPVWTSKRENDTDNSVSESSSSPNLPLTLRAPRTLQPPPGTFYKPPVSINSRARTLPNWTTTVTTITTTTTTPSLAPINPGHVVTPSPALVSPPQTRLQTQDSTDSAIDPEGSTSATLSPPQSPPPSSPDDLSPSETKPVYQRLRPRRLQELEHREAHFV
- the LOC130178505 gene encoding rho GTPase-activating protein 29-like isoform X3 — its product is MGDVDSGTGLGIPQTRRSRSYDNLSVDPEGYVSEKSDLVGPEVLLSREEEVDLTLLKNDSGVESALLYAKAWSKYIKDLLVWMEKRMAMDIENAKSYAKMAESAKTLASQQDYMPFSDIYISTFKKDIEYNQLLIQTSMALQTNKFIQPLLARKNELDKLRKDIKEQWQREQKKMQEADATLRKARALKAQRREEYQKAHSSTNRSQEEQSNNTANKQLEKKRRLEEEALQKVGREEDKGGKMAEEAQDQYQSCMADAGVRRLDLANTKSTILTQIREMVFQCDLTLKAVTVNWFQMQQAQTVSLPPHYQAQSDSAKLYEPGECYAEFVRNLPKNLPKERLHSDSISSDNTRFVFKRSVGSTHSSHGNLSQASITSCDVLSGDEVDVPLHRPAKISERRSNSSTDIQALRSQAPLRSWASSSQGSQGGMCSDSESAGGSSESRSMDSPTASPGDFKRRLPRTPSTGTMSSADDLDEREPPSPSDNGLAEMVTETASSPGPFRNAQMSKAAQTHKLRKLRAPSKCRECDSLVVFHGAECEECSLACHKKCLETLAIQCGHKKLQGRLHLFGIDFTQAAKNSSDGIPFIIKKCTSEIESRALNIKGIYRVNGAKSRVEKLCQAFENGKDLVELSELSPHDISNVLKLYLRQLPEPLILYRYYNDVIGLSKECQRVIVEEADKRQTTQTEEKVGPSIQLNRVIFKIRDLLRQLPTANYRTLRYLIAHLNRVTEQAEENKMTASNLGIIFGPTLVKPRQTDAEVSLSSLVDYPYQALMVELLVRNFQTVFDVSTLPGSDIATAGQGSPRLTPQEKLQRLSRHSTSLMDIKESAKAYKRYSSVIPSSHILDEVQEVQPGTDRTGVSVVDGLNGIQTSSGGDVQRSTLVFGRPSTIIPPTTNVAPKVQLRTQRTRNVSRPISMPLERLPNPAQISERNNRNTAANVDATSSDRDVVAETIQEIPEPEKARQCGSSRVSTYYITPFIDTQTMQRRTWDRKYKHYDVTPRTAMIVANLPSASSGVQPIKATVPVTLNPTVTTASVVSTTSSLSTVFSTNPYTMPVKPVWTSKRENDTDNSVSESSSSPNLPLTLRAPRTLQPPPGTFYKPPVSINSRARTLPNWTTTVTTITTTTTTPSLAPINPGHVVTPSPALVSPPQTRLQTQDSTDSAIDPEGSTSATLSPPQSPPPSSPDDLSPSETKPVYQRLRPRRLQELEHREAHFV